From the genome of Flavobacterium ovatum, one region includes:
- a CDS encoding acyl-CoA carboxylase subunit beta, whose translation MDLNFNKNEDHNKLLVSDLKQKFAKVRLGGGEKRIQKLHNEGKMTARERINYLLDKEGKVIEIGAFTGEGMYAEHGGCPSGGVVIKIGYIRGKQCIVVANDATVKAGAWFPITGKKNLRAQEIAMENRLPIIYLVDSAGVFLPLQDEIFPDKEHFGRVFRNNALMSSMGITQISAIMGSCVAGGAYLPIMSDEAIIVDKTASIFLAGSYLVKAAIGETIDNETLGGATTHCEISGVTDYKAKDDKDALDKIKNIIDKIGDYTPAGFSRVKAIKPNLDENDIYGILPKARNEQYDMMEIIHRLVDNSEFEAYKEGYGQTIITGYARIDGWAVGIVANQRKVVKTQKGEMQFGGVIYSDSADKATRFIANCNQKKIPLVFLQDVTGFMVGSKSEQGGIIKDGAKMVNAVSNSVVPKFTVVIGNSYGAGNYAMCGKAFDPRLIFAWPSAELAVMGGTQAAKVLAQIEASSLKSKGETIDEAKENELFTKIKARYDEQVSPYYAAARLWTDAIIDPLDTRTWISMGIEAANHAPIEKKFNLGVIQV comes from the coding sequence ATGGATTTAAACTTCAATAAAAACGAAGATCACAATAAACTATTAGTATCCGATTTAAAACAAAAGTTTGCAAAAGTAAGATTAGGAGGAGGTGAAAAACGCATCCAAAAACTTCACAATGAAGGTAAAATGACTGCTCGTGAACGCATAAATTACCTACTTGATAAAGAAGGTAAAGTAATTGAAATTGGAGCTTTTACAGGAGAAGGAATGTATGCAGAACATGGCGGTTGTCCTTCCGGAGGTGTGGTAATCAAAATTGGGTATATCCGAGGAAAGCAATGTATTGTTGTTGCCAATGATGCCACAGTGAAAGCAGGCGCTTGGTTCCCTATTACTGGTAAGAAAAACTTAAGAGCACAAGAAATCGCCATGGAAAATCGCTTACCTATTATTTACTTAGTAGATAGTGCGGGCGTGTTTTTACCATTACAAGATGAAATTTTCCCAGATAAAGAACATTTTGGACGTGTTTTTAGAAATAACGCTTTGATGAGTAGCATGGGAATTACTCAAATATCAGCTATTATGGGAAGCTGTGTGGCTGGAGGAGCTTACTTACCAATTATGAGTGACGAAGCTATTATTGTGGATAAAACGGCAAGTATTTTCCTTGCTGGAAGTTATTTAGTAAAAGCTGCTATTGGTGAAACCATTGATAATGAAACTTTGGGTGGGGCTACTACGCATTGTGAAATATCTGGGGTTACGGATTATAAAGCTAAAGATGATAAAGATGCACTTGACAAAATCAAAAATATTATTGACAAAATAGGTGATTACACGCCAGCAGGTTTCAGTCGAGTCAAAGCTATAAAACCGAATTTAGACGAAAACGATATCTACGGTATTTTACCTAAAGCTCGAAATGAACAATACGATATGATGGAAATCATCCATCGATTGGTTGATAATTCAGAATTTGAAGCATACAAAGAGGGTTATGGACAAACCATTATTACTGGTTATGCCCGTATTGACGGTTGGGCAGTTGGAATTGTTGCCAATCAACGCAAAGTAGTAAAAACCCAAAAAGGCGAAATGCAATTTGGAGGAGTTATCTATTCGGATAGTGCTGATAAAGCTACTCGATTTATTGCCAATTGCAACCAAAAGAAAATACCATTAGTTTTTTTACAAGACGTTACTGGTTTTATGGTAGGTTCTAAGTCTGAACAGGGCGGAATTATTAAGGACGGTGCTAAAATGGTGAATGCTGTAAGCAATTCTGTAGTGCCTAAATTCACTGTGGTAATAGGGAATTCCTACGGTGCTGGAAATTATGCCATGTGCGGAAAAGCATTTGATCCTAGATTAATTTTTGCATGGCCAAGTGCTGAGTTGGCGGTAATGGGAGGCACTCAGGCAGCCAAAGTATTGGCACAAATTGAAGCTTCGTCTTTAAAATCCAAAGGAGAAACTATTGATGAAGCGAAAGAAAATGAATTGTTTACAAAAATCAAAGCAAGATATGACGAACAGGTTTCTCCTTACTACGCTGCGGCACGCTTGTGGACTGATGCTATTATTGATCCTTTAGATACTAGAACATGGATTTCAATGGGTATTGAGGCTGCTAACCACGCTCCTATTGAAAAGAAATTTAATTTAGGTGTGATTCAGGTTTAG
- a CDS encoding tRNA-(ms[2]io[6]A)-hydroxylase: protein MGVLRLQLPTDPRWVNIVEKNIEEILTDHAWCEQKAATNAITIITHNSEHQDLVQDLLALAKEEIEHFEMVHNIIIKRGLKLGRERKDDYVNELYLYMKKSNDGSRVSGLVERLLFSAMIEARSCERFKVLSENIKDEELSVFYRDLMESEAGHYTTFITYARKYGKGIDVEKRWREWLAFEESVIANYGKGETIHG from the coding sequence ATGGGCGTATTACGATTACAATTACCTACAGACCCAAGATGGGTAAATATTGTAGAAAAGAATATAGAGGAGATTTTGACAGATCATGCTTGGTGCGAACAAAAAGCAGCTACCAATGCGATTACTATTATAACCCATAACTCGGAACATCAAGATTTGGTTCAAGATTTATTGGCTTTAGCTAAAGAGGAAATCGAGCATTTTGAAATGGTTCATAATATCATAATCAAACGTGGTTTGAAGTTGGGTCGTGAGCGAAAAGATGATTATGTAAATGAGTTGTACTTGTACATGAAAAAATCGAATGATGGAAGTAGAGTTTCTGGTTTGGTCGAGAGATTATTGTTCTCGGCTATGATTGAAGCCAGAAGTTGTGAGCGTTTCAAGGTTTTATCTGAAAATATTAAAGACGAAGAATTATCTGTTTTTTATAGAGATTTGATGGAAAGTGAAGCGGGGCATTATACCACATTCATTACTTATGCTAGAAAATATGGAAAAGGAATTGATGTAGAAAAACGTTGGAGAGAATGGTTAGCCTTTGAAGAATCGGTAATTGCTAATTACGGAAAAGGAGAAACTATTCACGGGTAA
- a CDS encoding AMP-binding protein has protein sequence MRNVTYKNVHNRFRLNGVYLNKQELIHVSYSLVKEGDEFEKSIGDFLLDWFDDKSYIDLQTSGTTGVPKILRTDKQIMVNSALATGDFFELSPGDKALYCLPTRFIAGKMMLVRSFILGLDIDFVAPSSTPLERNETMYDFAAMVPLQAKNSIAALRNVKKLIVGGAQMSKELEKSLLMINTKVYETYGMTETMTHIAAKKIGEKAFTVLPRVKVSQNDQKCLVIDAPRVAKEQIVTNDIVEILNDKQFVFLGRIDNVVNSGGIKMLPEVIEEKLSNAISNRFFIGGLPDEVLGEKLVLVIEGENKEFDTSIFDALDKYEKPKEILFVSKFDETETGKCKRKEILSKLK, from the coding sequence ATGAGAAATGTTACTTATAAAAACGTTCATAATCGTTTTAGATTAAACGGAGTTTACTTAAACAAACAAGAATTGATTCATGTTTCCTATTCATTAGTAAAAGAGGGTGATGAGTTTGAAAAATCTATTGGGGATTTTTTACTAGATTGGTTTGATGATAAGTCATATATTGATTTACAGACTTCAGGCACAACAGGAGTTCCAAAAATTTTGAGAACTGACAAGCAGATTATGGTGAATTCTGCTTTAGCTACGGGAGATTTTTTTGAGTTATCTCCAGGAGATAAAGCATTGTATTGCTTGCCAACTAGATTCATTGCAGGAAAAATGATGCTGGTTAGAAGTTTTATCTTAGGATTAGATATTGATTTTGTAGCGCCTAGTTCGACTCCTTTGGAACGAAATGAAACTATGTATGATTTTGCAGCAATGGTTCCTTTGCAAGCTAAAAATTCTATTGCAGCTTTAAGGAATGTTAAAAAGTTAATAGTAGGTGGAGCACAAATGAGTAAGGAATTGGAAAAAAGTTTACTAATGATAAATACCAAAGTGTATGAAACATATGGTATGACGGAAACAATGACTCATATTGCTGCTAAAAAAATTGGAGAAAAAGCATTTACTGTTTTGCCAAGGGTTAAAGTTTCTCAAAACGATCAAAAATGTTTGGTGATTGATGCGCCAAGGGTTGCTAAAGAACAGATTGTTACTAATGATATTGTAGAAATCCTTAACGATAAACAATTTGTTTTCTTAGGTAGAATTGATAATGTTGTTAATAGTGGGGGAATCAAGATGCTTCCTGAGGTAATTGAAGAAAAGTTATCAAACGCTATTTCTAACAGATTTTTTATTGGCGGACTACCAGATGAAGTACTTGGTGAAAAATTGGTACTTGTAATAGAAGGCGAAAATAAAGAGTTTGATACTTCTATCTTTGATGCTCTTGACAAATATGAAAAGCCAAAAGAAATTCTATTTGTTTCTAAATTTGATGAAACAGAAACAGGAAAATGTAAGCGTAAAGAAATATTGTCTAAATTAAAATAG
- a CDS encoding DoxX family protein, with protein MNNVKTLNKWANAHTYLSIDLIRIALGIFLFMKGVEFITNIQYLVDLISPIDRIGGGMFLIHYIAPAHMIGGIMIVFGLLTRWAIIAQLPILLGAVVVNFMGEMQSQNLILAIATLAVCIFFMFYGSGKNSADYYFKMEQ; from the coding sequence ATGAACAACGTAAAAACCTTAAATAAATGGGCGAATGCGCACACTTATTTATCTATAGATTTAATCCGAATTGCACTGGGGATTTTTTTATTCATGAAAGGTGTTGAATTCATTACAAATATTCAATATCTAGTAGATTTGATTTCTCCCATCGATAGAATTGGAGGAGGAATGTTTCTTATACATTATATTGCTCCTGCCCATATGATTGGTGGTATTATGATTGTTTTTGGACTCTTGACTAGATGGGCAATAATAGCACAACTACCAATCCTTTTGGGAGCTGTTGTTGTAAACTTCATGGGAGAAATGCAATCACAAAACCTTATCTTAGCAATAGCAACTTTAGCTGTATGTATCTTCTTTATGTTTTATGGAAGCGGAAAAAATTCAGCAGATTACTATTTTAAGATGGAACAGTAG
- a CDS encoding outer membrane beta-barrel family protein — protein MRHFLKHLLALSIIFSFLNTTAQQKPVLKEKIKISGTIIEKTTKQPLEYATVTFINPKNPKALSGGITDSKGTFDIEIYPGMYTIKIEYISFKPIEINQRLLQKSTSLGTFSLEEDAAQLKEVVITTERPAVEIKLDKKIYNVGQDMSVRGGTASDVLNNVPSIAVDTDGTVSLRGNDNVRILIDGRPANVTNISDALKSISSDALDKVEVITNPSARYDAEGGAGIINIVLKKGKNNGLNGTVVATVGDPKNLDLNSNINYKTNHYNLFTSIGYNDSSSPGNTKTNTNYLNEDGSIEKTINEVNKRVRERDGFNTVFGADWFITPSITWTNSIKYRNQDGHNPEDVNFDNYVGSDFYVRNRYNDELSNDEDFQYNTNFTKKFKKDGHKLTFDFSTSNNKDIDDSVITDQIIGSPNSKFEQFTTSFRRDVSQLVQTDYVLPIGENTQFEMGYKGQFKVLTTDFKIGDIETNGDYTADPNYSNILEYKEKINAIYTQFGSKINKFSYLLGVRYEDSNIDINLLSSNNFNTKKYNNFFPSAFLTYELTDETSLSVNYSKRISRPSSRYINPSSNYSSNVNIFQGNPDLNPSFTDVYELASMTKIGKATLTSSIYYNYSTSVFQFIRRPNGDVVETEVDGQITETPVILTTPINLAKESRYGFELNINYSPFKWWRLNNSFNVYKSITTGNYTYTDINDVEVTQNFDRTATSWFTRLSSKVTLPSKIDWQTNLMYFGPKNSAQGKYLGMFIATVALSKDILKDKATISLNANDIFNSGKRRFKTFIPGVIDSYTELQFRQRQINLSFTYRFNKKKGETEKGGRQQNNENGDGDFPG, from the coding sequence ATGCGACATTTTCTCAAGCATCTCTTAGCTCTCAGTATTATTTTTAGCTTTTTAAATACTACTGCACAACAAAAACCCGTTTTAAAAGAAAAAATTAAAATCTCGGGAACAATTATTGAAAAAACGACTAAGCAACCTCTAGAGTATGCAACGGTAACTTTCATTAATCCTAAAAACCCAAAAGCGCTTTCTGGTGGAATTACTGATTCAAAAGGTACTTTTGACATTGAAATTTATCCTGGAATGTACACTATTAAAATTGAATACATTTCTTTCAAACCTATCGAAATTAATCAACGATTATTGCAAAAAAGCACTTCTTTGGGTACTTTTTCTCTAGAAGAAGATGCCGCACAATTAAAAGAAGTCGTGATTACAACTGAAAGACCAGCGGTTGAAATAAAATTAGATAAAAAAATATATAATGTCGGCCAAGACATGTCCGTAAGAGGTGGAACTGCTAGTGATGTTCTTAATAACGTCCCCTCAATAGCAGTTGACACTGATGGAACCGTAAGTCTTCGTGGAAACGATAATGTCCGTATCTTAATTGACGGAAGACCTGCTAATGTTACCAATATTAGTGATGCTTTAAAAAGTATTTCATCCGATGCTCTAGATAAAGTTGAAGTCATCACCAATCCATCTGCCCGCTATGACGCAGAAGGTGGAGCTGGAATTATTAATATTGTACTTAAAAAAGGAAAAAATAATGGATTAAATGGTACTGTAGTAGCTACAGTGGGAGACCCAAAAAATCTTGATTTAAATTCTAACATCAATTATAAAACAAATCATTATAATTTATTTACCTCAATTGGTTACAATGACAGTAGCTCTCCTGGAAATACTAAAACCAACACCAATTATTTGAATGAAGATGGTTCTATAGAAAAAACAATCAATGAAGTAAACAAACGAGTTCGTGAAAGAGATGGATTCAATACTGTATTTGGAGCAGATTGGTTCATAACCCCATCCATAACATGGACCAATTCTATTAAATACAGAAATCAGGATGGACATAATCCTGAAGATGTCAACTTTGACAATTATGTGGGTAGTGACTTTTATGTGAGGAATCGTTATAATGACGAACTATCTAATGATGAAGATTTTCAATACAATACTAATTTTACCAAAAAATTTAAAAAAGACGGTCACAAATTGACATTTGATTTTTCAACTTCAAATAACAAAGACATTGACGATTCAGTTATTACGGATCAAATCATTGGTAGCCCTAACAGTAAATTTGAACAATTTACAACTAGTTTTAGAAGAGATGTTAGCCAATTAGTACAAACAGATTACGTACTTCCTATTGGTGAAAATACGCAATTTGAAATGGGGTATAAAGGGCAATTTAAAGTCCTAACTACTGATTTTAAAATAGGTGATATTGAAACAAATGGGGATTATACCGCAGACCCAAACTACAGTAATATATTAGAATATAAAGAAAAAATTAATGCTATTTACACGCAATTTGGTTCGAAAATAAATAAATTCTCTTACCTGTTAGGAGTTCGTTACGAAGATTCAAATATTGACATCAATTTGCTTAGTTCTAACAACTTCAATACTAAAAAGTATAATAATTTTTTCCCAAGTGCATTTTTAACCTATGAGTTAACTGATGAAACTAGTTTATCTGTTAATTACAGTAAAAGAATATCACGTCCAAGCTCTCGATACATTAACCCTTCATCAAACTATTCTAGTAATGTAAATATTTTTCAAGGAAATCCTGATTTAAATCCATCTTTTACAGATGTTTATGAATTAGCATCTATGACAAAAATTGGAAAAGCAACACTAACCTCTTCTATTTATTACAACTATAGCACTTCTGTTTTTCAATTCATCAGAAGACCAAACGGAGATGTCGTTGAAACTGAGGTGGACGGACAAATTACAGAAACACCTGTAATATTAACAACTCCAATCAACTTAGCAAAGGAAAGCCGTTATGGTTTTGAACTTAATATAAACTATTCTCCATTCAAATGGTGGAGGCTAAACAACAGCTTTAATGTTTATAAAAGCATTACAACAGGTAACTACACCTATACTGATATTAATGACGTAGAAGTAACACAGAATTTTGACCGTACTGCTACGAGTTGGTTCACAAGACTTTCTTCAAAAGTAACATTACCAAGCAAAATCGACTGGCAAACTAATCTTATGTACTTTGGTCCTAAAAATAGCGCACAAGGAAAATACCTAGGAATGTTTATTGCAACTGTTGCACTTAGTAAAGACATACTAAAAGACAAGGCTACCATTTCCTTAAATGCTAATGATATTTTTAATTCAGGTAAAAGAAGGTTCAAAACCTTCATTCCGGGTGTAATTGATTCTTATACTGAACTACAATTTAGACAAAGACAAATTAACCTTTCCTTTACTTATCGTTTCAACAAGAAAAAAGGGGAAACAGAAAAAGGAGGAAGACAACAAAACAATGAAAATGGTGATGGAGATTTCCCAGGTTAA
- the glyA gene encoding serine hydroxymethyltransferase, giving the protein MQRDKQIFDLILEEQDRQIHGLELIASENFVSDEVIEAAGSVLTNKYAEGYPGKRYYGGCEVVDVVEQIAIDRAKELFGAVYANVQPHSGSQANASVFHACLQPGDKILGFDLSHGGHLTHGSPVNFSGRVYNPVFYGVEKETGRLNYDKIQEIATREQPKLIIAGASAYSRDMDFVRFREIADSVGAILMADISHPAGLIAKGLMNDPIPHCHVVTTTTHKTLRGPRGGLILMGKDFENPWGLKTPKGDIRMMSSLLDLAVFPGNQGGPLMHIIAAKAIAFGEALQDEFFTYARQLQKNANAMADAFVKRGYNIISGGTDNHMMLIDLRNKGISGKEAENALVKAEITVNKNMVPFDDKSPFVTSGIRVGTAAITTRGLVEADMETIVALIDRVLTNHTDEDVIEAVADEVNEMMSERAIFVF; this is encoded by the coding sequence ATGCAACGCGACAAACAAATTTTTGACCTTATTCTTGAAGAACAAGATAGACAAATACACGGATTAGAACTTATTGCCTCTGAAAACTTTGTTAGTGACGAAGTAATCGAAGCTGCAGGTTCAGTTTTGACTAATAAATATGCCGAGGGGTATCCAGGAAAAAGATATTATGGAGGTTGTGAAGTAGTTGATGTTGTTGAGCAAATTGCTATAGATAGAGCTAAAGAATTGTTTGGTGCTGTTTATGCAAATGTACAACCTCACTCAGGTTCACAAGCAAATGCTTCTGTATTTCATGCTTGTTTACAACCAGGTGATAAAATTTTAGGATTTGACTTATCTCACGGTGGTCACTTAACTCATGGTTCTCCAGTCAACTTTTCAGGACGTGTTTACAACCCCGTTTTTTATGGTGTTGAAAAAGAAACAGGTCGTTTGAACTACGATAAAATTCAAGAAATTGCTACTAGAGAGCAACCAAAATTAATTATTGCAGGTGCTTCGGCTTATTCTCGTGATATGGATTTTGTTCGTTTTAGAGAAATTGCTGACAGCGTTGGTGCTATTTTAATGGCTGATATCTCTCATCCTGCTGGATTGATTGCTAAAGGTTTAATGAATGATCCAATTCCTCACTGTCATGTTGTTACTACAACTACCCATAAAACATTACGTGGACCTAGAGGTGGTTTAATCTTGATGGGGAAAGATTTTGAAAACCCATGGGGATTGAAAACTCCAAAAGGTGATATTAGAATGATGTCTTCATTATTAGATTTAGCGGTTTTCCCTGGAAATCAAGGTGGACCATTAATGCATATTATAGCAGCAAAAGCAATTGCTTTTGGTGAAGCTCTTCAAGATGAGTTTTTTACTTATGCTAGACAATTGCAAAAAAATGCGAATGCAATGGCTGATGCTTTTGTGAAAAGAGGATACAATATCATTTCAGGTGGTACAGACAACCATATGATGTTGATTGATTTAAGAAACAAAGGGATTTCTGGTAAAGAGGCTGAAAATGCTTTGGTAAAAGCTGAAATCACAGTAAATAAAAATATGGTTCCATTTGATGATAAATCACCATTTGTTACTTCTGGTATCCGTGTAGGAACAGCAGCTATTACCACTCGTGGTTTGGTGGAAGCAGATATGGAAACTATTGTTGCTTTGATTGACAGAGTATTGACAAATCATACTGACGAAGATGTTATTGAAGCAGTTGCTGACGAAGTAAATGAAATGATGAGCGAAAGAGCTATTTTCGTTTTCTAA
- a CDS encoding CPBP family intramembrane glutamic endopeptidase: MFVEQGVTSENKFWKYIIGSFLIITVSFIGQIPLLLGVFYQVFFNKVKYPSGNEELMHFFDSNVTLVLILIPSVLTLFGIFYVVRHLHQQTLLSVTTSRLKMDWKRIFFSFSIWSFFIVLTTLSDYYLNPSDYVFNFKPIPFILLIVIGTLLIPFQTSVEEYVFRGYLMQGFANLAKNKWFPLMMTSIIFGMMHVFNPEVSKLGNIIFVYYIGTGLFLGILTLMDEGMELALGFHAANNLISALLITADWSAFQTHSIFKDISIPDAGFDIIFPIFVIYPMLLFIFSRKYQWVDWKEKLTGKIH, translated from the coding sequence ATGTTTGTTGAACAAGGAGTAACTTCAGAGAATAAATTTTGGAAATATATTATAGGTTCTTTTTTGATAATTACAGTTTCATTTATAGGTCAAATTCCTTTATTACTAGGGGTTTTTTATCAAGTGTTTTTTAATAAAGTAAAATACCCTTCAGGAAATGAAGAGTTAATGCATTTTTTTGATTCTAATGTAACATTAGTTTTAATTTTAATCCCTTCTGTTTTAACGCTATTTGGAATTTTTTATGTTGTACGTCATTTGCATCAGCAAACGTTACTTTCAGTTACTACTTCTAGATTGAAAATGGATTGGAAAAGGATATTTTTCTCTTTCTCTATTTGGTCTTTTTTTATTGTCCTCACTACATTGAGTGATTATTATCTTAATCCTTCTGATTATGTTTTTAATTTTAAACCTATTCCTTTTATACTATTAATAGTGATTGGAACACTTTTAATTCCTTTTCAAACCAGTGTTGAAGAATATGTTTTTAGAGGATATTTGATGCAAGGCTTTGCTAATTTGGCTAAAAATAAATGGTTTCCATTAATGATGACTTCCATTATTTTTGGGATGATGCACGTGTTTAATCCAGAAGTTTCTAAGTTGGGGAATATTATTTTTGTCTATTATATAGGAACGGGATTGTTTTTAGGAATTCTTACGCTGATGGATGAGGGAATGGAATTAGCGCTAGGATTTCATGCTGCTAATAACTTGATAAGTGCGTTGTTAATTACGGCAGATTGGTCTGCTTTTCAAACTCATTCTATTTTTAAAGATATTTCAATTCCTGATGCAGGTTTTGATATTATTTTCCCAATATTTGTAATATACCCAATGCTTTTATTTATCTTTAGTCGTAAATACCAGTGGGTTGATTGGAAAGAGAAACTAACAGGTAAAATACACTAA
- a CDS encoding Pr6Pr family membrane protein has translation MKKAPILSQKNIEIAGTILGWTAVLIQLYLIINNRIASIPETLIRFFSFYTILTNILVACCFSILWLKPENGLYSFFKNYKIQTAIAVYISVVGLVYNAILRFLWNPTGLQYIVDELLHSIIPVLYLIYWFNYHQKERLNFKPVIKWLIYPLIYLLYILIRGHFSNYYPYPFIDVNILGYNKTFLNSTFLFGFFGLISILFIGISRLISKTKTP, from the coding sequence ATGAAAAAAGCCCCGATACTAAGCCAAAAAAATATTGAAATAGCTGGAACAATATTAGGTTGGACTGCAGTATTAATTCAACTCTACCTCATTATAAATAACCGAATAGCTTCAATCCCTGAAACGCTTATTCGGTTTTTTAGTTTTTATACAATCCTAACGAATATCTTAGTTGCTTGTTGTTTTTCAATTCTTTGGTTAAAGCCCGAAAACGGACTTTATTCCTTTTTCAAAAATTACAAAATACAAACAGCGATTGCAGTTTACATAAGTGTTGTGGGATTGGTGTATAATGCAATTTTACGATTTTTATGGAATCCAACTGGTTTACAGTATATTGTTGATGAACTACTCCATTCAATTATTCCCGTTTTATATCTAATTTATTGGTTTAATTACCACCAAAAAGAACGTCTAAATTTCAAACCTGTTATTAAATGGCTTATTTACCCTTTAATTTATCTTCTTTATATTTTAATACGGGGTCATTTTTCAAACTATTACCCTTATCCGTTTATTGATGTAAACATTCTTGGATACAATAAAACATTCTTAAATAGTACATTTCTATTTGGCTTCTTTGGACTAATTTCAATTCTGTTTATTGGAATATCGCGTCTCATTAGCAAAACAAAGACTCCTTAA
- a CDS encoding ArsC/Spx/MgsR family protein, giving the protein MMQIYHNPRCGKSRNCLAFMEDKNMDFEIIKYLETPPTIEELRLLLKKLNLEPIELVRQKEKIWIENYKNKTLSNEDIIKTLVSNPILIERPIVIYNDQAIIGQEFDKLETFIKQ; this is encoded by the coding sequence ATGATGCAAATTTATCACAATCCAAGATGTGGGAAATCAAGAAATTGTTTAGCTTTCATGGAAGATAAAAATATGGATTTTGAAATCATCAAATATCTTGAAACTCCTCCTACTATAGAAGAATTAAGATTGCTTTTAAAAAAACTAAATCTTGAGCCAATTGAATTAGTAAGACAAAAAGAAAAAATTTGGATCGAAAACTATAAAAACAAAACACTTAGCAATGAAGACATTATAAAAACACTAGTTTCAAATCCAATTTTAATTGAAAGACCTATCGTAATTTACAACGATCAAGCCATAATTGGCCAGGAATTTGACAAATTAGAAACTTTTATCAAACAATAG
- the fumC gene encoding class II fumarate hydratase: MKFRIEKDTLGEVSVPSDKYWGAQTERSRSNFKIGSPASMPKEIIMGFAYLKKAAAYTNCDLNVLSIEKRDTIATVCDEILTGQLKEHFPLVIWQTGSGTQSNMNVNEVIANRAQVLNGLRIGEDEPLIKANDDVNKSQSSNDTFPTAMHIASYKMLIEVTIPAIEKLRDTLQNKSTQFKDVIKIGRTHLMDATPLTLGQEISGYVSQLNHGLKALKNTLPHLSEIALGGTAVGTGLNTPEGYDILVAKYISQFTGLSFKTAENKFEALAAHDAIVESHGALKQLAVSLNKIGNDIRMLASGPRSGIGEILIPENEPGSSIMPGKVNPTQSEALTMVCAQIMGNDVAITIGGMQGHYELNVFKPMMAFNFLQSAQLLGDACHSFDEHCAQGIEPNHKRIDELVNNSLMLVTALNTKIGYYKAAEIAQTAHKNGTTLKKEAIRLGYVTAEEFDAWVKPEDMI, from the coding sequence ATGAAATTTAGAATCGAAAAAGACACTCTTGGAGAAGTATCTGTCCCTAGTGACAAATATTGGGGAGCACAAACGGAACGATCTCGGTCCAATTTTAAAATTGGTAGTCCAGCATCTATGCCTAAAGAAATTATTATGGGTTTTGCTTATTTAAAAAAAGCTGCCGCTTATACCAATTGTGATTTAAATGTTTTATCAATTGAAAAAAGAGATACTATCGCAACCGTTTGTGATGAAATTTTAACGGGACAATTAAAAGAACATTTCCCTCTAGTAATTTGGCAAACAGGCTCAGGAACACAAAGTAATATGAATGTAAACGAGGTAATTGCTAATCGTGCTCAGGTTTTAAATGGATTGCGAATTGGCGAAGACGAACCACTTATCAAAGCTAATGACGATGTCAACAAATCACAATCCTCTAATGATACCTTCCCTACTGCTATGCATATTGCTAGTTATAAAATGCTTATTGAAGTTACAATCCCTGCCATTGAAAAACTTAGAGATACGCTACAAAATAAATCTACCCAATTCAAAGATGTTATAAAAATAGGACGTACACACCTTATGGATGCAACACCACTTACCTTAGGACAAGAAATTTCAGGTTATGTTTCACAACTCAATCATGGGCTAAAAGCTTTAAAAAACACTTTACCGCATTTATCTGAAATTGCATTGGGAGGAACTGCTGTAGGTACTGGTTTAAATACTCCTGAAGGCTACGACATTCTAGTAGCTAAATACATTTCTCAATTTACTGGTCTTTCCTTTAAAACAGCCGAAAATAAATTTGAAGCTTTGGCAGCGCATGATGCCATTGTAGAAAGTCACGGTGCCTTAAAACAATTAGCGGTTTCTTTAAATAAAATAGGGAATGACATACGAATGTTAGCCTCTGGACCTCGCTCTGGAATTGGCGAAATTTTAATTCCTGAAAACGAACCTGGTTCATCAATAATGCCTGGAAAAGTAAACCCTACACAATCTGAAGCTTTAACAATGGTTTGTGCCCAAATCATGGGAAATGATGTGGCTATTACCATTGGTGGTATGCAAGGGCATTATGAATTGAATGTTTTCAAACCCATGATGGCTTTTAATTTTTTACAATCTGCTCAATTATTAGGAGATGCTTGCCACTCTTTTGACGAACATTGCGCCCAAGGGATAGAACCCAATCACAAACGTATTGATGAATTAGTAAATAATTCCCTAATGTTGGTAACCGCCTTGAATACTAAAATTGGTTATTATAAAGCTGCAGAAATTGCTCAAACAGCTCACAAAAACGGAACAACTTTAAAAAAAGAAGCAATTCGGTTGGGATATGTTACCGCTGAAGAATTTGATGCTTGGGTAAAGCCTGAAGATATGATTTAA